One part of the Mariniblastus fucicola genome encodes these proteins:
- a CDS encoding tetratricopeptide repeat protein, protein MNFLSQNPTREELLDQIQRFYDEGQYLKAWALSRSLGPLKHWRGAREMVLAGRLAFNLGSRRLGNVLHRLALRMHPNDPMVVTFAMLTMSGRLGPWGSLQRMKLHGDLPHAKTENRADWMALKALNYAQLRDFQKAEYWQAKAFELAPESAWMYVSQTAILECQDLNDEATRAAEKAYAIKPTYRPAIQSLANRYIESNRDQDAVDLLYRAVNQIESGLVRCQLASFYRELEFYEHALQLYDGIEKYFPLLSEDAKYEQWLAGVHSDLNYLNGKRNKAIEWAQKVDDDFYREFVGRLSDPSFTGRRVQLPVKYVKQHHVTCAPATLSAIAMYWQKGTDHLEVVEKICYDGTPSDSERRWAAKNGFKTVEFTLTWEAATALIDRGLPFTLTTIEPGNGHLQPIIGYDSFRKTLITRDPGNRHASEFLYDKMQKRYESTGPRAMALVPNEYAQQIDGITFPDAKEYDLLFNVELCLEKHQRDKANDIVSLMEQHFPDHRLTLRARISVARYDSDVQTMLSSVDRMLSQFPDDANFQMQKLSCLHQLGRREDRLKSLREIRHSDRCHPLFWTRLAEELVDDAREKNEVDYLLKRATRFRFRDGYGFYLLARTCNDQGRYEEAIELFRIAACLDGMSEHRAQAYFSTAQSMNRMGEALFLLEDRLDRFGSKSSSPAMTLASAYEDMDQTERAFAILDDAANYHSADGEFLLYYSDFCNRYGRTDQAAELLAAAKPHSSKTQWLHHAAQHASRKGESETALSCLLEVVEDDPLNTRALSHTLSLIADREGRKAAISRIRKQVEAFPNSYSLRKLLIEWLASEKSEVRELELNRFLQLHPNDAWALRELASVLAGMKRFDDALKAIKQACAVDPNSPATHGFRGEVYQKQNRLDDAIESYRQALSITIDYQYAIHELINCCSTREQRKQQLRFILAELNRQTSRGDGLLQYRKHAKQVLEPEALLQSLLEFLGKREDLWQSWVALSRQLSDMQRHEEAISIATKVSEKFPLLPRVWLELAATYSACGKWDQQIESLKKANSINCRWGEVIRTLSEAYDKKGELELAKLEIAKAIKLDPRNAINFGYLADLTWRHGDKEQALEKIAHAVRLDPDYEFAWSSLRSWCEQLGKPDFDVTLAKELCRDRPEESRSWLKLAYCLDQPHQVEDAIEALDKAIEIDPLLVAAYSQKASLYCVRGRFDEARGVLQTDAFGENYPVELSVRRAVISAEEGRQTSALHEVLDVVDRDPDYFKAWHCIADWASDLDESELYTRAAENMTRLEPQYYVAWGYLAEACLRNGRRDDAKTHLQQALQLAPDYTYAAGQLLQMQMEDGEFAAARKVVATVTPHVSAEVRLSKLIQIESRCGDQYAAFRYFKELAALETENIESLSESVPFLQKAGWNKEAMDLLSEIVQSPVAMPAVGDAFAFHAAKMERWISIETTLDKIRSQRKLWDVTACRFLQEAQDAGESDRFFSFVASEREFIRASLDGWQNLGWLYVRVNLYEECIRWMFDWGIRPRAESWSLLNLATAFFCTRKDHKAAEICEFALERKECPVAIAANLQVMLGCFRLVYGDLNSAFELMSTIDPDRLPGFYQVVFYQTMAALGANRTENSYSAIKKEMEALIDELDASFESDVPVLMRNHHLILWSVARREGKSIRAALLQRKAYAEMV, encoded by the coding sequence ATGAACTTCCTCAGCCAAAATCCGACTCGAGAGGAGCTGCTGGATCAGATCCAGCGGTTCTACGATGAAGGCCAATATCTTAAAGCCTGGGCGCTCTCCCGGTCGCTTGGCCCGCTGAAACACTGGCGCGGCGCTCGCGAAATGGTGCTCGCCGGTCGCCTCGCATTTAACCTCGGTTCACGGCGACTTGGCAACGTCTTGCATCGGTTGGCTCTGCGGATGCATCCGAACGATCCGATGGTCGTGACGTTCGCGATGCTCACGATGTCGGGAAGGCTCGGCCCGTGGGGATCGTTGCAGAGAATGAAACTGCACGGCGACTTGCCGCATGCCAAAACTGAAAACCGAGCCGACTGGATGGCGCTCAAGGCGCTGAACTATGCTCAACTGAGAGACTTTCAGAAAGCCGAATACTGGCAAGCGAAAGCATTTGAACTGGCGCCTGAAAGTGCGTGGATGTACGTCAGCCAGACTGCGATTCTTGAGTGCCAGGATCTGAACGACGAAGCCACCCGTGCGGCTGAGAAGGCTTACGCGATCAAGCCAACGTACCGTCCGGCAATTCAGTCGCTGGCCAATCGATATATCGAATCCAATCGAGATCAGGACGCGGTGGACTTGCTGTATCGGGCTGTCAACCAGATCGAAAGTGGATTGGTGCGATGTCAGTTGGCGTCGTTCTATCGAGAGCTGGAGTTCTACGAACACGCTTTGCAGCTCTACGATGGCATCGAGAAATACTTTCCACTGCTGAGCGAGGACGCGAAGTACGAACAATGGCTCGCCGGCGTTCATTCAGACCTGAACTACCTCAATGGCAAGCGTAACAAGGCCATCGAGTGGGCTCAGAAAGTCGACGATGACTTTTATCGCGAATTCGTTGGTCGACTGTCAGATCCGTCCTTCACTGGGCGACGCGTCCAGCTTCCGGTGAAGTACGTGAAGCAGCATCATGTAACGTGCGCACCGGCAACGCTGTCCGCCATCGCCATGTACTGGCAGAAAGGCACCGACCATCTCGAAGTCGTGGAAAAAATTTGCTACGACGGAACGCCTTCCGACAGCGAACGACGTTGGGCGGCAAAAAACGGATTCAAAACAGTCGAATTTACGCTGACTTGGGAAGCCGCCACGGCGCTCATCGATCGCGGATTGCCTTTTACGTTGACGACGATCGAACCGGGCAATGGTCACCTCCAGCCGATCATCGGATACGACAGCTTTCGAAAAACGCTAATCACCCGCGATCCTGGAAACCGGCACGCCAGCGAATTCCTGTACGACAAAATGCAGAAGCGTTATGAGTCGACGGGACCGCGAGCGATGGCTTTGGTCCCCAATGAGTACGCTCAGCAGATCGACGGAATCACCTTTCCCGATGCGAAAGAGTACGACCTTCTGTTCAATGTCGAGCTCTGTCTGGAGAAACATCAACGCGATAAAGCCAACGATATCGTGTCGCTGATGGAGCAGCATTTTCCTGACCATCGTTTGACGTTGCGAGCCAGAATCAGCGTTGCTCGTTACGATTCCGATGTACAGACGATGTTGAGTTCCGTCGATCGAATGCTGTCGCAGTTTCCCGACGACGCGAATTTTCAAATGCAGAAACTCTCCTGTTTACATCAGCTCGGGCGGCGTGAAGATCGACTGAAGTCGTTGCGTGAGATCCGACACTCCGACCGTTGTCACCCGCTGTTTTGGACGCGATTGGCCGAAGAACTGGTCGACGACGCACGCGAAAAGAATGAAGTTGACTATCTGTTGAAGCGGGCGACTCGTTTTCGATTTCGCGACGGCTACGGATTCTATTTGCTGGCTCGGACCTGCAACGATCAAGGCCGCTACGAAGAAGCCATCGAGTTGTTTCGAATCGCGGCTTGTCTTGATGGCATGAGCGAGCACCGGGCGCAAGCGTACTTTTCGACGGCGCAGAGCATGAACCGGATGGGCGAGGCACTGTTCCTGCTCGAAGACCGCCTTGATCGGTTCGGTTCCAAATCGTCATCGCCCGCCATGACGCTGGCATCGGCTTATGAAGACATGGATCAGACAGAACGAGCGTTCGCGATTCTTGACGACGCTGCGAACTATCATTCGGCTGATGGCGAGTTTCTGCTGTACTATTCTGATTTCTGTAATCGCTACGGAAGGACCGATCAGGCGGCAGAACTGCTTGCCGCAGCGAAGCCTCACAGCAGTAAAACGCAGTGGCTGCATCATGCTGCCCAGCACGCATCACGCAAAGGCGAATCGGAAACGGCACTTTCCTGTTTGCTCGAAGTCGTCGAGGACGATCCGCTAAACACCAGAGCACTTTCGCATACGCTGAGTTTGATTGCAGATCGGGAGGGCCGGAAGGCAGCGATCAGTCGCATTCGAAAGCAAGTCGAAGCGTTTCCGAACTCCTATTCGTTGCGCAAGCTGCTGATTGAATGGTTGGCGTCAGAAAAAAGCGAAGTTCGGGAACTGGAACTTAACAGATTTCTGCAACTACACCCAAATGATGCGTGGGCCTTGCGGGAATTGGCGTCGGTCCTCGCTGGCATGAAGCGGTTTGACGATGCCTTGAAAGCCATCAAGCAGGCTTGTGCCGTCGATCCGAACTCTCCCGCGACTCATGGATTTCGTGGCGAAGTCTACCAGAAACAGAATCGACTTGACGACGCGATTGAGTCTTACCGCCAGGCTCTGTCCATCACGATCGACTATCAGTACGCCATTCACGAACTGATAAACTGCTGCAGCACGCGAGAACAGCGAAAGCAACAACTTCGATTCATTCTCGCGGAACTGAATCGGCAAACCAGCCGGGGAGACGGTTTACTGCAATATCGGAAGCACGCGAAACAGGTGCTTGAGCCCGAAGCGTTGCTGCAGTCTTTGCTGGAATTCCTCGGCAAGCGTGAAGATCTGTGGCAATCCTGGGTGGCACTTTCCCGCCAGCTTAGCGACATGCAGCGTCACGAAGAAGCCATTTCGATCGCGACGAAGGTGTCTGAAAAGTTCCCCTTGCTGCCACGGGTCTGGTTAGAGCTTGCGGCAACTTATTCGGCGTGTGGCAAATGGGATCAGCAAATTGAGTCGCTAAAGAAAGCGAATTCGATCAATTGTCGCTGGGGCGAAGTTATTCGAACTCTTTCCGAAGCCTACGACAAGAAAGGCGAACTTGAACTCGCGAAACTGGAGATCGCGAAAGCCATTAAGCTCGATCCGCGAAACGCGATTAACTTCGGATACCTTGCGGATCTCACATGGCGTCACGGGGACAAAGAGCAGGCTCTGGAAAAAATCGCACATGCCGTTCGGCTTGATCCGGACTACGAGTTCGCCTGGTCGTCGCTGCGATCATGGTGTGAACAGTTGGGAAAGCCGGACTTTGACGTGACGCTCGCCAAAGAACTCTGCCGCGATCGGCCGGAGGAATCGCGTTCGTGGCTAAAGCTGGCGTATTGCCTGGACCAACCGCATCAGGTGGAGGATGCGATCGAAGCACTCGACAAAGCCATCGAGATCGATCCTTTACTGGTGGCAGCCTACAGCCAGAAAGCTTCCTTGTACTGCGTTCGCGGGCGATTTGACGAGGCAAGGGGCGTTCTCCAGACCGATGCGTTTGGTGAAAATTATCCGGTCGAGCTTTCCGTCCGCCGAGCGGTCATCTCGGCTGAAGAAGGCCGACAGACGTCCGCTCTGCACGAAGTTCTGGACGTTGTCGATCGGGATCCGGATTACTTCAAAGCCTGGCATTGCATCGCAGACTGGGCATCCGATTTGGATGAGTCGGAGCTTTACACGCGGGCCGCCGAGAACATGACGCGTTTGGAACCTCAGTACTACGTCGCATGGGGCTATCTGGCGGAAGCGTGTTTGCGAAACGGACGACGCGACGATGCGAAAACTCATTTGCAACAAGCGTTGCAACTGGCACCTGACTACACGTACGCGGCCGGACAGTTGCTGCAGATGCAGATGGAAGATGGTGAGTTTGCTGCTGCGAGGAAAGTCGTGGCAACGGTCACGCCGCACGTTTCGGCAGAAGTCAGGTTGTCGAAGTTGATTCAGATTGAATCCCGCTGCGGTGACCAATATGCTGCGTTTCGGTACTTTAAGGAGTTAGCCGCACTGGAGACCGAAAATATCGAGAGTCTGTCTGAATCCGTGCCTTTCCTGCAGAAGGCGGGCTGGAACAAGGAGGCGATGGACTTGTTGAGCGAAATCGTTCAGTCGCCGGTTGCGATGCCCGCGGTCGGCGATGCTTTCGCGTTTCATGCTGCGAAAATGGAGCGTTGGATTTCGATCGAAACGACGCTGGATAAAATCAGGAGCCAGCGAAAGCTTTGGGATGTCACCGCCTGCCGTTTTCTGCAGGAAGCCCAGGACGCCGGAGAGAGTGATCGTTTCTTCAGTTTCGTCGCATCCGAACGTGAGTTCATCCGAGCCTCGCTTGACGGTTGGCAGAATCTTGGATGGCTGTATGTTCGCGTCAATCTTTACGAAGAGTGTATTCGTTGGATGTTCGATTGGGGGATCCGTCCAAGGGCCGAATCGTGGAGCCTGCTGAATCTGGCAACTGCTTTCTTTTGCACGCGCAAGGATCACAAAGCTGCTGAAATCTGTGAGTTTGCTTTGGAACGCAAAGAGTGCCCTGTTGCGATCGCAGCCAACTTGCAAGTCATGTTGGGTTGCTTCCGCTTGGTCTATGGAGACCTGAATTCAGCATTCGAATTGATGTCAACGATTGACCCGGATCGCTTGCCCGGTTTCTATCAAGTTGTGTTCTACCAGACGATGGCCGCGCTTGGCGCAAACCGGACAGAGAATTCGTATTCCGCGATCAAGAAAGAGATGGAAGCCTTGATTGACGAGCTTGACGCGTCTTTCGAAAGCGACGTGCCGGTTCTGATGCGAAACCATCATTTGATTCTGTGGAGCGTCGCGCGACGGGAAGGCAAATCAATCCGTGCGGCACTGTTGCAACGAAAAGCTTACGCGGAGATGGTGTAG
- the frr gene encoding ribosome recycling factor produces MPANEILTDAEERMGKAIEILKKNLGGIRTGRANPGLVDSVRVDVYGSPTPLKQIAQVGAPEPSQIVIRPYDTSIIKEIEKAIVGSDLGFNPQSDGRVVRINIPALSTDVRKKMVGRIRELTEDAKISIRNVRRDGNKAADQEQKDKLMTEDDRDSVKSDIQDLTKKYEDQATEMAKSRETEVMDDGE; encoded by the coding sequence ATGCCAGCCAATGAAATTTTGACGGACGCCGAAGAGCGAATGGGAAAAGCAATCGAGATTCTCAAGAAGAATCTTGGTGGCATCCGTACCGGCCGCGCCAATCCAGGATTGGTGGATTCGGTCCGAGTCGATGTTTATGGATCTCCAACACCACTCAAACAGATCGCTCAAGTCGGTGCTCCAGAGCCTTCCCAGATCGTGATCCGCCCCTACGACACGTCGATCATCAAGGAAATTGAAAAAGCAATCGTTGGCAGCGATCTCGGCTTCAATCCGCAAAGCGACGGACGGGTTGTCCGCATCAACATTCCTGCTCTTTCGACAGACGTCCGCAAAAAAATGGTCGGTCGGATCAGGGAACTGACGGAAGATGCGAAGATCTCGATCCGCAATGTTCGCCGCGACGGAAACAAGGCTGCTGATCAGGAACAAAAAGACAAGTTGATGACTGAAGATGATCGCGATTCGGTGAAGAGCGACATTCAGGATTTGACCAAGAAATACGAAGACCAGGCGACTGAAATGGCCAAATCTCGCGAGACAGAAGTCATGGATGACGGCGAATAG
- a CDS encoding GNAT family N-acetyltransferase has protein sequence MTMRTIAATTRKHWRDFYGLRRKIYRNDPAVVHPLKIMERQMLDTEAHPFFETASRECFVCYDSRNHAVGRIVAIKDDLHNDFNNDKLGFFGFYEVADHPEAAVIHNSLMATAEAWLKQRGCDSIRGPVNPSMKSEFGVVVEGNHIPPSIMLAHTPARYDSLLTGGGFEVAKSFYAFHSTKTEHHYRSEDEWAKLASSREKISKRFPQLKMRTVDKNNFEQTFREINELANEVRKDDWGYVPFTDSELKFMVKSLRPVVRFDMIHVAYWDDQLVGYIVNIPDVNWALRKTIGKWDWIRLPQLLFWLKRTPRTRVFLLGVKKEYRNRGVSTSLIKRLVDKRLEYDEWEFSWVEEDNLRSMRAIARSAKVEKFKTFRIYEKPIA, from the coding sequence ATGACAATGCGTACGATTGCCGCAACAACCCGCAAACACTGGCGCGACTTTTACGGGCTTAGGCGGAAGATCTATCGAAACGACCCGGCAGTCGTGCACCCGCTCAAGATCATGGAGCGGCAGATGCTTGATACCGAGGCACATCCGTTTTTCGAAACGGCATCGCGGGAATGCTTTGTTTGCTACGATTCCAGGAATCATGCCGTCGGCCGCATCGTGGCGATCAAGGACGATCTTCACAATGACTTCAACAACGACAAGCTTGGCTTCTTTGGATTCTATGAAGTCGCCGACCATCCAGAAGCTGCTGTGATTCACAATTCGCTAATGGCCACTGCCGAGGCGTGGCTGAAGCAACGAGGGTGTGACAGTATTCGCGGCCCGGTGAACCCGTCGATGAAGTCCGAGTTTGGCGTTGTGGTCGAAGGCAACCATATCCCGCCATCGATCATGCTGGCTCACACACCTGCCCGCTACGATTCATTACTGACCGGCGGTGGATTCGAGGTCGCCAAATCGTTTTACGCTTTTCACAGCACGAAAACTGAGCACCATTATCGCTCAGAAGACGAGTGGGCAAAACTGGCGTCGTCGCGTGAAAAGATCTCAAAGCGTTTTCCGCAACTGAAGATGCGGACGGTGGACAAGAACAATTTTGAGCAAACGTTCCGCGAGATCAACGAGTTGGCCAACGAAGTCCGTAAGGACGATTGGGGTTACGTTCCGTTCACGGACTCCGAGTTGAAATTCATGGTCAAAAGCCTGCGTCCTGTCGTGCGATTCGACATGATTCACGTCGCCTATTGGGACGATCAACTGGTGGGCTATATCGTAAACATTCCCGACGTGAACTGGGCTCTGCGAAAAACGATCGGCAAATGGGATTGGATTCGACTTCCACAATTGCTGTTTTGGCTGAAGCGAACGCCTCGCACGAGAGTATTTTTGCTGGGCGTGAAAAAAGAATATCGCAACCGCGGCGTATCCACCAGTTTGATCAAACGCCTGGTCGACAAACGACTGGAGTACGACGAGTGGGAGTTCTCTTGGGTCGAAGAAGATAACCTGCGTTCCATGCGAGCGATCGCCAGGTCCGCGAAAGTTGAAAAGTTCAAGACGTTTCGAATCTACGAAAAACCGATCGCGTAG
- a CDS encoding GGDEF domain-containing protein, translated as MRLELQILVLLLLSVAMLVFHHLVPRTMVVGFSGDYWEFSSSHDEAGSESCPQVTDRGAELKMDVVNSSKDPYAAALFRRIGDNTAMNLDWFTKISLTAYIEGREEEYFRIQFRNRIPGIYNDDDPVSRQYNEALFELSESPQTLEFSKEHFHVPGWWAEEYGQGFDDSIASFNQVDAFEIITGSSVSETEVTLVVEEIKLVGHWIPPIVLYRTLLSSWMILALGVVLQKSLDLRQALRQSAERENRLRSLNVSLKSQATTLSQLAQEDALTGLLNRRGITQRIHEAMLREECSTQISLALLDIDNFKIVNDKHGHNFGDDVLTDLSKLFSFRENGCELFARWGGEEFLIVFFARSGAEAREYCEDLRTQIQNVIGITCSFGVCEAMPEEPFHDALERADRAMYEAKSRGRNKVVAYSEITPRTNMGASEPASQFTG; from the coding sequence ATGAGACTTGAATTACAAATTCTTGTTCTGCTCCTCCTGTCCGTCGCGATGTTGGTGTTTCATCACCTGGTTCCGCGCACGATGGTCGTTGGATTTTCCGGTGACTACTGGGAGTTTTCGTCCTCGCATGATGAAGCTGGTTCAGAGTCATGTCCTCAGGTGACCGACCGTGGTGCTGAACTCAAAATGGATGTTGTCAACAGCTCCAAGGATCCCTATGCGGCCGCTTTGTTTCGACGTATCGGTGACAACACGGCGATGAACCTCGATTGGTTCACCAAAATCAGCTTGACGGCCTACATCGAAGGCAGAGAGGAGGAGTACTTTCGCATTCAATTCCGCAATCGTATTCCTGGCATCTACAACGACGATGATCCGGTCAGTCGACAGTACAACGAGGCGCTATTCGAGTTAAGTGAAAGCCCGCAGACGTTGGAGTTCTCCAAAGAGCATTTCCATGTTCCGGGCTGGTGGGCGGAAGAGTATGGTCAAGGATTCGATGACTCGATTGCTTCGTTTAATCAGGTGGACGCGTTTGAGATCATCACCGGTAGTTCCGTTTCGGAAACGGAGGTGACGCTGGTTGTCGAAGAAATCAAACTGGTCGGACACTGGATTCCACCAATTGTTCTGTATCGAACGCTGCTTTCGTCGTGGATGATTCTTGCCTTGGGCGTCGTACTGCAAAAATCACTGGATCTTCGTCAAGCTTTGCGGCAATCGGCAGAACGTGAGAATCGATTGCGTTCACTGAACGTATCGCTGAAATCACAAGCGACGACGCTGTCACAGCTCGCCCAAGAGGATGCCCTTACCGGATTGCTGAACCGGCGTGGAATTACGCAGCGAATCCACGAAGCGATGTTGCGGGAAGAGTGCTCGACTCAAATAAGTCTGGCTCTGCTGGATATTGATAATTTCAAGATTGTAAACGACAAACACGGTCACAATTTTGGCGACGATGTACTCACCGATCTTAGCAAGTTGTTTTCCTTTCGGGAAAATGGATGCGAATTGTTTGCACGTTGGGGTGGCGAAGAATTTCTGATTGTTTTCTTTGCCAGAAGCGGCGCCGAAGCGCGTGAGTATTGCGAAGACCTGCGAACGCAGATTCAAAATGTAATTGGAATCACGTGCAGCTTTGGGGTCTGCGAAGCAATGCCCGAAGAGCCCTTTCACGACGCACTTGAGCGAGCCGACCGTGCAATGTACGAAGCCAAATCGCGCGGCAGAAATAAAGTCGTCGCCTACAGCGAGATTACGCCCAGAACCAACATGGGAGCAAGCGAACCGGCCAGCCAGTTTACCGGCTAG
- the nrdR gene encoding transcriptional regulator NrdR yields the protein MKCPYCQTDNDKVIDSRSGESGFAIRRRRHCLSCDKRFTTYERVAELDIRVVKKDDSREIFQPEKIRSGIERACWKRPIPTAEVARVIAEVIENVQQCGNGEIESQEIGSMIMDQLIELDDVAYIRFASVYRQFKNINDFVQGVQPILKRNEIELHQATKVTAQGKPR from the coding sequence ATGAAGTGCCCATACTGCCAAACTGACAACGACAAAGTCATCGACTCGCGAAGCGGCGAATCGGGCTTTGCGATCCGTCGTCGGCGTCACTGCCTTTCGTGCGACAAGCGATTCACGACCTATGAACGCGTTGCAGAACTCGACATACGTGTAGTGAAGAAAGATGATTCTCGCGAAATTTTCCAACCGGAGAAAATCCGCAGTGGCATCGAGCGAGCGTGTTGGAAGCGTCCGATCCCAACGGCAGAAGTGGCTCGTGTTATTGCTGAAGTCATCGAAAACGTTCAGCAATGCGGCAACGGCGAAATCGAGAGCCAGGAGATTGGCTCGATGATCATGGATCAGCTGATCGAACTCGACGACGTGGCTTACATTCGATTTGCCAGCGTTTATCGCCAGTTCAAAAACATCAACGATTTCGTGCAGGGCGTTCAGCCGATTCTCAAGCGTAACGAAATTGAGCTGCATCAGGCGACGAAGGTGACGGCACAGGGCAAGCCAAGGTAG
- the ligA gene encoding NAD-dependent DNA ligase LigA, whose protein sequence is MAKLTAKDKKRAAELERVISHLDTAYERGDDCLHPDTRIIVSDGEYDAMRRELAALQPESDLFATATASELVSAARKIVHDPPLTSIDKASHENIELQEEQLFKWIHDSLDNLGEQSGKVLKAKGKEYKGEPVSYPANTFYEAWKLDGVAVALYYVDGKLDRAGLRPRDGVNGEAVTEQVQYVSGVPAKLKKKVTCSIRGELICKLSDFEIVQKSLEEAGEKLRANPRNHTAGGIRQFKTPEKTKLMRLSFIGYTIEGLANPPYKTEIERARFCNDELGVPYIETKPFRFEDLQTYENSIADLDFEVDGVIIGVNNLEDNEQLGRRGDPLTGNPKGKIAWKFREEEATPTIREIEWQTGRTGKIVAVAIFDPVRLAGTNVSRATLHNAGFMERNQISIGSMISVRKAGKIIPKVTGVISGQSKPDFPAECPACGAETKLQEGGSAEMLELVCTGDSCSAQNVSGLCHYLSTLGVLGLGESRVSQLVEGGAVNDFADFYRLDVESAMATGLTHRQSTLAVAAVQMIPDPDKMDEDALDKAIEASMQTKIEVPLWQLFAAFGIGAAGKSAGKALASHFGSLEKIRTASVEDLEKVDDIGTITAEAIVAWLDENSKQIDDLLDFVTPVGPKSGGTLDGVNFCFSGGFPEGKKHWESLVESHGGKCTSSVSKKTNYLVAGSGSGSKSAKANKLEIPIIDTAELEKLLR, encoded by the coding sequence TTGGCCAAACTGACTGCAAAAGACAAAAAACGTGCTGCTGAACTGGAGCGCGTCATCTCTCACCTGGACACTGCCTACGAACGCGGCGACGACTGCCTTCATCCCGATACGCGAATCATCGTTAGCGATGGCGAGTACGATGCGATGCGGCGCGAACTGGCGGCTCTGCAACCCGAATCGGATCTGTTTGCGACCGCGACGGCATCTGAGTTGGTAAGTGCCGCCAGAAAAATCGTACACGACCCGCCGCTGACTTCGATCGACAAAGCCAGCCACGAAAACATTGAATTGCAGGAAGAACAGCTTTTCAAATGGATTCACGATTCCCTGGACAACCTTGGCGAGCAGTCCGGCAAGGTTTTGAAAGCGAAAGGTAAAGAGTACAAGGGCGAACCCGTTTCGTATCCGGCAAACACGTTCTATGAAGCCTGGAAACTTGATGGAGTTGCTGTCGCTCTTTACTACGTCGACGGGAAACTTGACCGCGCCGGTTTGCGACCGCGAGATGGAGTCAACGGGGAAGCCGTCACGGAGCAGGTTCAATATGTTTCTGGCGTTCCGGCGAAGCTTAAAAAGAAAGTCACCTGTTCGATTCGCGGCGAGTTGATCTGCAAGCTTTCAGACTTTGAGATTGTTCAGAAATCGCTCGAAGAAGCGGGCGAGAAACTGCGAGCCAACCCGCGAAACCACACTGCTGGTGGAATCCGCCAGTTCAAGACGCCCGAGAAAACCAAGCTGATGCGACTCAGCTTCATCGGCTACACGATCGAAGGGCTTGCGAACCCGCCATACAAAACTGAAATCGAACGGGCCAGGTTCTGCAATGATGAACTTGGCGTGCCGTACATCGAGACGAAGCCATTTCGCTTTGAAGATTTGCAGACTTACGAGAACAGCATTGCCGATCTGGACTTCGAAGTCGACGGCGTGATCATCGGCGTCAACAACCTCGAAGACAACGAGCAACTTGGGCGTCGTGGCGATCCGTTGACCGGGAATCCGAAAGGCAAAATTGCCTGGAAGTTTCGTGAGGAAGAAGCCACGCCAACGATTCGCGAAATCGAATGGCAAACGGGACGCACCGGAAAAATCGTGGCAGTCGCGATCTTTGATCCGGTACGCCTGGCGGGCACCAACGTCTCGCGGGCGACATTGCACAACGCTGGCTTTATGGAGCGAAATCAGATTTCGATCGGTAGCATGATTTCCGTCCGCAAGGCTGGAAAGATTATTCCGAAAGTTACTGGCGTCATCAGTGGGCAGTCGAAGCCGGACTTCCCCGCCGAGTGCCCTGCTTGCGGCGCGGAGACGAAACTTCAGGAAGGCGGTTCGGCTGAGATGCTGGAACTGGTTTGCACGGGGGACTCCTGCAGCGCCCAAAACGTTAGCGGTCTGTGCCATTACCTTTCGACGCTGGGCGTATTGGGGTTGGGCGAAAGTCGAGTCAGCCAACTGGTGGAAGGCGGAGCCGTCAATGACTTCGCGGACTTCTATCGGCTGGATGTCGAATCCGCCATGGCGACCGGTTTGACGCATCGGCAATCAACGCTGGCCGTCGCCGCGGTCCAGATGATTCCTGATCCGGACAAGATGGATGAAGATGCACTCGACAAAGCCATCGAAGCCTCGATGCAAACGAAGATCGAAGTTCCGCTGTGGCAATTGTTTGCCGCGTTTGGAATCGGGGCGGCAGGAAAATCGGCTGGCAAAGCTCTGGCCAGCCACTTCGGATCGTTGGAAAAGATTCGGACGGCTTCGGTAGAAGACCTCGAGAAAGTAGACGACATCGGCACCATCACGGCCGAGGCGATTGTTGCCTGGCTGGATGAGAACTCGAAGCAGATTGACGACCTGTTAGATTTCGTCACTCCGGTGGGTCCGAAATCCGGCGGAACGCTCGACGGAGTCAACTTTTGTTTCAGCGGCGGATTCCCGGAAGGCAAAAAGCATTGGGAAAGTCTGGTTGAGAGTCATGGAGGCAAGTGCACCAGTAGCGTTTCGAAAAAAACAAACTACCTGGTCGCCGGCTCCGGTTCAGGGTCGAAGAGTGCGAAGGCCAACAAACTGGAGATTCCGATTATCGACACTGCTGAACTGGAGAAACTGCTCCGATAG